A genomic stretch from Selenomonas sp. AB3002 includes:
- a CDS encoding homocysteine S-methyltransferase family protein — translation MIHIFDGAMGTMLQAGGLKPGAAPELMNVEAPDVVKGVHLAYLKAGSDHIETNTFGASPLKLAHYGLTDRMAELNKAAVAVAKEAIAEAGVQAKVVGSMGPIGRFIAPLGDLDFEEAYQNYLAQAKALAEGGADALIIETCIDLQEMRAALLAAHEAAPALTKICQFSYSEDGRTVTGTDPQSAAILLEALGADVIGVNCSLGPEQLLPVVKTLAANCRVPISVQPNAGMPYLENGETKFPMGPKDFGTWGPKLLAAGATYLGGCCGTTPEHIRALAEAVKDKEEPARDTSPRKLWLTSRSKAVCIDSSLPTVLIGERINPTGRKKLAAEIKEGSFLSVKKEALCQVKAGAQVLDVNMGVGGIDQTAAMKKAVTEIAQLTDAPLAIDTSDPEALEAGLRAYPGRALINSVSAEKERLEKFLPLAKKYGAAILCLPLTDGGLPKSVEERLAHVHTIITKAKEAGLTEGDFLVDALVMTLSADEKAARSVFETLRQVTAQGLPTTMGLSNISFGLPNRPLINATFFSMCLAAGLTAPIMNPYDEKMQEALSAAAALLGKDPCGLKYSQNEANLAVPKAAAAMKTTDLPVLEALKQTVISGEKDEVVPLIDKALAEGHDPNTITEKALTAAMTDIGEDFGAGRMFLPQVLLSAETMREAFNHLQEAAPETETVKKGTVVLATVKGDVHDLGKNIVGALLKNSGFELIDLGRDVDSEEIVKAAIEKQADIVGLCALMTTTMVQIDKVIADLREAGSKAKVMVGGACLTQDYADSAGADAYAKDGVAAVKLAEKLIEK, via the coding sequence ATGATACATATCTTTGACGGGGCCATGGGCACCATGCTGCAGGCAGGGGGACTGAAGCCGGGAGCAGCACCGGAGCTAATGAACGTGGAGGCCCCTGATGTTGTGAAAGGCGTGCATCTGGCTTACCTGAAGGCCGGGTCTGATCATATCGAGACAAATACCTTCGGCGCCAGCCCTTTGAAGCTGGCCCACTATGGGCTCACGGACCGCATGGCTGAGCTGAACAAGGCTGCCGTGGCGGTGGCCAAAGAGGCCATTGCAGAAGCTGGCGTGCAGGCTAAAGTAGTTGGCTCCATGGGACCCATTGGCCGCTTTATCGCCCCTCTGGGAGATCTGGACTTCGAAGAAGCATATCAGAACTATCTTGCTCAGGCCAAAGCTCTGGCCGAGGGTGGCGCAGATGCCCTGATTATCGAGACCTGCATCGACTTGCAGGAAATGCGGGCAGCTCTTTTGGCTGCCCATGAAGCGGCCCCTGCCCTGACTAAAATCTGCCAGTTCTCCTACAGCGAGGACGGGCGCACCGTGACAGGCACCGACCCTCAGAGCGCCGCCATCTTGCTGGAAGCGCTGGGAGCGGATGTCATCGGTGTCAACTGCTCCCTGGGCCCTGAGCAGCTCCTGCCTGTGGTTAAAACTCTGGCAGCCAACTGCCGGGTGCCCATCAGCGTCCAGCCCAACGCAGGCATGCCCTATCTGGAAAACGGGGAGACCAAGTTCCCCATGGGGCCCAAGGACTTCGGCACCTGGGGACCGAAGCTCTTAGCAGCGGGCGCCACTTATCTCGGGGGCTGCTGCGGCACCACCCCGGAGCATATCAGAGCGCTGGCTGAGGCTGTGAAGGATAAGGAAGAACCTGCCAGGGACACCTCCCCCAGAAAACTCTGGCTCACCAGCCGCAGCAAGGCAGTCTGCATCGACAGCAGCCTGCCTACGGTGCTCATTGGCGAGCGCATCAACCCCACAGGCCGCAAGAAGCTGGCGGCAGAGATCAAGGAAGGCTCCTTCCTGTCCGTGAAGAAAGAAGCTCTGTGTCAGGTTAAAGCCGGGGCCCAGGTGCTGGATGTGAACATGGGGGTGGGCGGCATAGACCAGACCGCCGCCATGAAGAAAGCCGTGACGGAAATCGCCCAACTCACCGATGCCCCCCTGGCCATCGACACCAGCGACCCGGAGGCTCTTGAGGCAGGGCTGCGCGCCTACCCGGGCAGAGCCCTGATCAACTCTGTTTCCGCAGAGAAAGAACGACTGGAGAAATTCCTGCCCCTGGCGAAGAAATACGGCGCCGCCATCCTCTGCCTGCCCCTCACCGACGGAGGCCTGCCCAAGAGTGTGGAGGAAAGGCTGGCCCACGTCCATACCATCATCACCAAGGCAAAAGAGGCTGGCCTGACGGAGGGAGACTTCCTGGTTGATGCCCTGGTCATGACTCTTTCCGCTGACGAAAAGGCCGCCCGCTCCGTCTTTGAAACCCTGCGTCAGGTGACGGCCCAGGGACTGCCCACCACCATGGGCCTTTCCAATATTTCCTTCGGCCTGCCCAACCGGCCCCTTATCAACGCCACTTTCTTCTCCATGTGCCTGGCCGCCGGCCTTACGGCCCCCATCATGAATCCCTATGATGAGAAGATGCAGGAGGCCCTCTCTGCCGCCGCAGCCCTCCTGGGCAAAGACCCCTGCGGCCTGAAGTACAGCCAGAACGAGGCAAATCTGGCCGTGCCCAAGGCGGCAGCTGCCATGAAAACCACCGACCTGCCTGTACTGGAAGCTCTGAAGCAGACGGTTATTTCCGGTGAGAAGGACGAAGTGGTGCCCCTCATCGACAAGGCACTGGCCGAAGGACATGACCCCAACACCATCACGGAAAAAGCCCTCACCGCTGCCATGACGGACATCGGCGAGGACTTCGGCGCAGGCCGCATGTTCCTGCCCCAGGTGCTGCTCTCTGCAGAGACCATGAGGGAAGCCTTCAACCATTTGCAGGAAGCCGCCCCGGAGACAGAAACCGTGAAGAAGGGTACCGTGGTGCTTGCCACCGTCAAAGGCGACGTCCACGACCTGGGCAAGAATATCGTGGGAGCACTCCTCAAGAACTCCGGCTTCGAGCTCATCGACCTGGGCCGTGATGTAGACAGCGAGGAGATTGTGAAGGCCGCCATTGAAAAACAAGCTGATATCGTAGGCCTCTGCGCCCTCATGACCACCACCATGGTGCAGATTGACAAGGTCATCGCCGACCTCAGGGAGGCCGGCTCCAAGGCCAAGGTCATGGTAGGCGGCGCCTGCCTCACCCAGGACTACGCCGACAGCGCCGGAGCCGATGCCTATGCCAAAGATGGCGTGGCAGCGGTTAAGCTGGCAGAAAAACTCATAGAGAAATAA
- a CDS encoding type II toxin-antitoxin system MqsA family antitoxin — protein sequence MEDVMYDVETGAELRRDIRPFTITYQGRSRTFNMPGWYPAGEECEATFTQEDLKVYDKEIKVLKAEAEHLLLPEEIRSIRKRLKLTQVQAGIILGGGKRAFQKYENGDVLPSRAISNLLRLLSVNPALLGTLPQ from the coding sequence ATGGAAGATGTGATGTATGACGTTGAGACAGGAGCAGAACTTAGGAGGGATATTCGTCCCTTTACCATAACCTACCAGGGGAGGAGCAGGACTTTCAATATGCCAGGCTGGTATCCTGCAGGGGAAGAGTGTGAGGCTACTTTTACGCAGGAGGATTTGAAGGTCTACGACAAAGAAATCAAGGTGCTCAAAGCTGAGGCGGAGCATTTGCTTCTGCCGGAGGAAATTCGTTCTATCCGCAAGCGCTTGAAACTGACCCAGGTTCAAGCTGGAATTATCCTGGGTGGTGGCAAGAGGGCTTTTCAGAAATACGAGAACGGCGATGTGCTGCCCAGTAGGGCGATATCAAACCTTTTACGGTTGCTGTCCGTAAATCCGGCTTTGCTAGGTACATTGCCGCAGTAA
- a CDS encoding condensation domain-containing protein, which translates to MQIEMVDNQFAKLQSTMFNNMSYFFRFSRKTDPDKLQKAVNEALRNHPALAMKISFNDAGELVQTYTPELLQEISYEYMSDLEIIRLSRDLIRPFNIFKEPLVRVRLFKSPRYIYMFFDVHHLAMDGSSLGLLMSDIIRAYRGEPLPRDYYCTYLAKEEKLRASPQYEEDKSYFLSTYGGYDWCSIPEPDKGNTSDLNLEADSRQIKLPFDETDLAEAEERLHASRSVIAIASAIQALYEFSGQKHIMTNWIFNNRLGGYAANSVGMLIKNLPVGVHMEQIDSMEALLAEVKQQVTEGITHSSYDYFFANYKAYQVAPMEVNYQLNINADELDELQPFYLPLPNEYRAPGTLLELEFLENNDNSGYLESEFEWAGNIFSRNRMVRFHNLYMETFVKFILG; encoded by the coding sequence ATGCAGATAGAGATGGTGGACAATCAATTTGCCAAGCTCCAATCCACCATGTTCAACAATATGTCCTACTTCTTCCGCTTTTCCAGGAAAACAGACCCGGATAAATTGCAAAAAGCCGTCAATGAGGCCCTTCGCAATCACCCGGCCCTGGCTATGAAGATAAGCTTCAATGATGCAGGGGAACTGGTGCAGACTTATACCCCGGAACTTCTCCAGGAAATCAGCTATGAATATATGAGCGACCTGGAAATCATCAGACTCTCAAGGGATCTGATCCGCCCCTTCAATATCTTCAAAGAACCTCTGGTCAGAGTGAGGCTTTTCAAATCACCCCGCTATATTTACATGTTCTTTGATGTGCATCACCTGGCCATGGATGGCTCCTCCCTGGGCCTCCTCATGTCGGACATCATCAGAGCTTATCGCGGGGAGCCCCTGCCCCGTGATTACTACTGCACTTATCTGGCCAAGGAAGAAAAGCTGCGCGCATCCCCTCAGTATGAGGAAGACAAATCATATTTCCTCTCAACCTACGGCGGCTATGACTGGTGCAGCATCCCCGAGCCTGACAAGGGCAACACGTCTGACCTGAACCTGGAAGCAGATTCGCGGCAGATCAAGCTGCCCTTTGACGAGACTGACCTGGCCGAGGCAGAAGAGCGCCTGCACGCTTCCAGAAGTGTCATAGCCATAGCCTCAGCCATTCAGGCCCTCTACGAATTTTCCGGCCAAAAGCACATCATGACCAACTGGATTTTCAACAATCGTCTGGGAGGATATGCAGCCAATTCCGTAGGCATGCTGATAAAGAATCTGCCTGTGGGGGTACACATGGAGCAGATAGACAGCATGGAAGCCCTGCTGGCCGAAGTAAAGCAACAGGTAACAGAGGGAATCACCCATTCCAGCTACGACTACTTCTTTGCCAATTACAAAGCCTACCAGGTTGCCCCCATGGAGGTGAACTATCAGCTCAACATCAACGCCGATGAGCTTGATGAGCTGCAGCCCTTCTATCTGCCGCTGCCCAACGAATACCGTGCTCCGGGAACACTGCTGGAGCTGGAATTCCTGGAGAACAATGACAACTCAGGCTACCTTGAATCAGAATTTGAGTGGGCAGGCAATATCTTCTCCCGGAACCGCATGGTAAGATTCCACAATCTGTATATGGAAACTTTTGTGAAATTTATCTTGGGGTGA
- a CDS encoding MATE family efflux transporter yields the protein MDIKLSDHFTYKKMLLFAAPTIGTVLIAITYDIIDGFFVSNYIGKTAFAAVNIIYPFQLMLSVIGYMFGTGGSALIASELGRGKEERARQIFTMLIKTAFTIGVALAVLGFIFLPEIGELIGATPSIMEYGLPYGRTLFLFLPVMIVGYAFQSILITAEKPQLGFYLSIANMFSNIIFDYLFIVVFQWEMVGAAVATGIGACINGLIPLYYFSRPNSSCLHFTSYKFDGKALFATCSNGLSEMVDDMAISVVFVFYNIQLLRFMGEDGVAAFGVVVFVEGIFTAIFAALCLEANSIVGYHFGAQNHLELRSLLKKGIVLNLGFGILMFVLAQITAGWIAEVYVGYDPSVCALAEEALKAFSLAFILQGFNIYAAAYFTGLNNGKISAVIAICRTFLFQTLAIFGLPLIFGAKSLWVCQAVAEVVSAGVSIALLYIYRQDYLGEKN from the coding sequence ATGGATATAAAATTATCTGATCACTTTACCTACAAAAAAATGCTGCTTTTTGCCGCTCCTACCATTGGCACTGTACTGATTGCCATAACCTACGATATTATCGATGGCTTCTTCGTGTCAAACTATATCGGCAAGACAGCTTTCGCAGCAGTCAATATCATCTACCCCTTCCAGCTCATGCTTTCCGTCATCGGCTATATGTTTGGCACAGGCGGCAGCGCTCTCATAGCTTCGGAGCTGGGACGCGGCAAAGAGGAACGGGCCCGGCAGATTTTCACCATGCTCATCAAGACAGCTTTCACCATCGGTGTCGCTTTGGCAGTTTTGGGTTTCATCTTCCTGCCGGAGATAGGCGAGCTGATCGGTGCTACCCCCAGCATCATGGAATATGGCCTGCCCTACGGGCGAACCCTTTTCCTCTTCCTGCCCGTTATGATTGTAGGCTATGCTTTCCAAAGCATACTGATAACTGCCGAGAAACCCCAATTGGGATTTTATCTTTCCATTGCCAACATGTTCAGCAACATCATCTTTGACTATCTCTTCATCGTGGTATTTCAATGGGAAATGGTGGGCGCTGCAGTTGCTACGGGCATCGGTGCCTGCATCAACGGGCTCATCCCCCTCTACTACTTCTCCCGCCCCAACAGCAGCTGCCTGCACTTCACCTCCTACAAGTTCGATGGCAAAGCCCTGTTTGCTACCTGCTCCAACGGTTTGTCGGAAATGGTGGATGACATGGCCATCTCCGTCGTTTTCGTCTTTTACAACATACAGCTGCTGCGCTTCATGGGCGAAGACGGAGTGGCCGCCTTTGGTGTGGTGGTGTTCGTCGAGGGTATCTTCACTGCCATATTCGCCGCCTTATGCCTGGAAGCTAATTCCATTGTAGGCTACCACTTCGGCGCACAAAACCACCTGGAATTGAGAAGCCTGCTAAAAAAGGGCATCGTCCTCAATTTAGGCTTTGGCATACTGATGTTTGTCCTGGCACAGATAACTGCCGGCTGGATAGCAGAAGTTTATGTGGGCTATGATCCGTCAGTCTGTGCCTTGGCCGAGGAAGCTCTGAAAGCCTTTTCTCTGGCCTTTATCCTGCAGGGCTTCAATATCTATGCTGCGGCATATTTCACCGGGCTGAACAACGGTAAGATCTCGGCCGTCATTGCCATTTGCCGTACCTTTCTCTTTCAGACCCTGGCAATTTTTGGCCTGCCGCTGATCTTTGGCGCCAAGAGCTTATGGGTATGCCAGGCGGTAGCGGAGGTCGTTTCAGCAGGAGTGTCTATTGCCCTGCTGTATATCTATAGGCAGGACTACCTCGGTGAGAAAAACTGA
- a CDS encoding type II toxin-antitoxin system HicB family antitoxin, whose protein sequence is MAKELAYYMDLDYPVEVKRIKEEEGGGFFVSIPLLPGCMSDGESLDEAYANIQEAKEEWLSSMLERGMKIPEPVEQEEYSGKFIIRLPKTLHRALAQVSKREGVSLNQYVTNALAFTLGQKS, encoded by the coding sequence ATGGCAAAGGAACTGGCATATTACATGGACCTTGATTACCCTGTGGAAGTGAAGAGAATAAAGGAAGAAGAGGGAGGAGGATTTTTTGTATCAATCCCTCTTCTGCCTGGCTGCATGAGCGACGGAGAAAGTTTGGACGAGGCTTATGCCAATATTCAGGAGGCCAAGGAAGAATGGCTTTCCAGTATGCTGGAGAGGGGCATGAAGATTCCCGAGCCTGTCGAGCAGGAAGAATATAGTGGCAAATTCATAATTAGGCTGCCCAAGACCCTCCACAGGGCACTGGCGCAGGTTTCCAAACGGGAAGGTGTAAGCCTGAATCAGTATGTGACAAATGCCCTGGCTTTTACCTTGGGGCAAAAGAGTTAA
- a CDS encoding type II toxin-antitoxin system HicA family toxin yields MSTLEKKLLALAQGKDLPWNKIVSLLAGYGVEVRPPRGGGSHHKLICPGYDTIIVPVHDGRVKKIYARKIAELLQDLDK; encoded by the coding sequence ATGTCTACATTGGAGAAGAAATTGCTTGCTCTTGCCCAGGGGAAGGATTTGCCGTGGAATAAAATAGTTTCCCTGTTGGCTGGTTATGGGGTAGAGGTTAGGCCTCCCCGGGGAGGGGGCAGTCATCATAAACTGATCTGTCCTGGCTATGATACCATCATAGTACCTGTCCACGATGGCAGGGTAAAGAAGATTTATGCCCGCAAGATTGCGGAGCTGTTGCAGGATTTGGATAAATGA